Genomic segment of Peribacillus frigoritolerans:
AGATAGGGATGACGAACATTCCTTCGACATTATCATTTTTCAGTATATCGTAGCCAATGGCCTGGGACATATTGACTTCGTCAACCACCCTTGGCTCGGCACAGCTGCAAAGGAGGGGAAAAGCCAATATAACAAGAAATAATTTTCTCATAAACGTTTCCTCATTTTCTTTATATAGATGACGACCAAAAGAAGAGGCAAGTATAAAGCAACAAAGAGTGCGCCGTATGGATTGATGATTTTACGCAATATATATAATGAATCGACATCAAAAACAAAAATATTCGTAAGCAGGATAATAATCGACATCCCCCATAATGGATACTTTTGCTGAACATTGAATATGCGCTTGAAACCTCGGCTTGCTGCCCACAAGGGGATGGTCATGTTGGGTATGATGACGAGGGCCCACCAAGATACATCTATATATTCAAATCGCTGGATAAAGGGCAACTCGACAATGCTGGTCAATGACAGTGTCGGCCATATAGTCAGTTCCAATTGTTTTTGTGAATAAAAAACAATTGAAACTAAATAAACGAATACTGTTATTAAGGTTGTTGTTAAGGCCCCTCCATGAGCATATTTTTGTGAGGTTTTAGCATCTTTGATGAACGGATAAAACATAACGATCATTTCAAAACCAAGCATTGTTAATGAAGTACTTCTGGTTCCTTTCAATACATCCAATAGAGTGTGGTGGAAAACAGGAAGCAAATTGGTGAATTCAGAGTATTTCATGGCATAGAATAGGACAAATAAAAGCCAGTATGTCAAAATGACGCTTAAAAAGGCAATACCTGTAATTGTTCGAAATCCTCCCGTATGAATATAATAAATCAAAACCAGGAAGACCACTGAAAACGCCCAAGATGGTACCTCTTCAAACATCCATACATGTATGACATTTATATAGCTAATCATGACTGTCATCCCTAGGATCAAAAAGTAAAGAATGAATAATAGACTGAAGAAATTCCCGATCCATTTTCCGAATGCATGATTATTGGCCGAAATGATATCACCAGGGACGATACTGAAGATTTTATATATGACCCAAATCATTATATGAACGGTCAGGCCGGCTAGTAGTATCGAAATCCAGCCATCTGTTCCCGTTGTCTTCGCTAAAACTCTTTGAAAACTTAAAACACCTATTCCCGTTTGCATGGAATGCACTAAAAAAAATACATAAAACGGTGACACTTTATACTTTTCATTAACTCCAGCTTGGTTCATATAGGACCCTCATTTAAATCATTCATTAAAATCATTTTTTTTGATTCTTGCTTTTTTGGGCTGCTGTCTGGATATATCATCAGGACGTAAATTTATAGGCCGTGACTTGAAAAGATTAAAAGGAAGCCGAACAAAGCTGTCTTTCCAATCTTGCATGCGAAATGGGTAGATCGGTTCGAGGTACGGGTGTCCCATTGATGTTAATTTGATAAGGTGGGTCATCAAAAACACGGCTGCTATGGTAATGCCGAGCAGCCCCCAAATTTGGGCCCCGATTAAGAAGGGGAACCGCAGCAGCCGAATGGCATTACCCATTTTATAAATGGGAGTAACAAATGATGCCAAGGCTGAGAGAGCAACGATGATCAATAAGATATTACTGGTCAAACCAGCTACAACGGCTGCTTGACCGATAACGATACCGCCGACGATACCTAATGTCTGACCTACCTTTGTTGGCAGTCGGGCAGCAGCTTCCCTTAATAACTCAATGGAAATCTCTAGGAATAATGCTTCAATCAAAGGCTGAAAAGGTATTAAGTTCCTTGAAGTGACGATCGTTTCCAAAAGATCTTTAGGAATCAGTTCATAATGATAGGTCAGCACGGCTACATAAATGGGAGTGGCAAATATCGAAAAAGCGACCGCGAATATCCTTAATAAACGGAATGAAGATGCGGGAATCCATGGCATATTATAATCTTCCATCGTGATAAAGTATTCCAACAAAATGGTTGGAGTAATAAGTGCAGAAGACGACCTATCGATTAACAGGGCTACTTTACCTTCAGCCAATGCACTTGCGATGCGATCAGGCCTTTCCGTATTTAGAAAAAGGGGAAATAAGGTATTTGAATTATCATATAGCATTTGCGCGAGATAGGACCCGTCCAATATTTCATCAAACTCTACGTCATTGATCCTTTGTATAACATTATCAACATTTTCCTGATCAACGATCCCCTCTATCGATAAAACTGCCACTTTCGTTTTAGACAAGTATCCCACAGTCATTTCACTTACTTGCAAACCAGGGACAGGAAGTCTTTTTCTGACTAAATTCAGATTGATATCAAGATCCTCGACAAATGCTTCTTGAGCACTTATGATTCCAAATTCAAGTTCAGGTTTCTCAACTTGTCTGCCTTGTTGGGACGCAACATTGATTAATAGGCATTCATCAAGATTTCCATCTAAACGAAGTGCAATTTCGCCTCTCATGATTCTTTCTTCAATTACAACCTTGGTACTGGTGATCAGTGTATTTTCAATAGGAACGTTTTCTTTTATTTGCTCCAAATTTATCGTTTCCAGAGTAGGTATGACAGAAAGAACACTTTCATGAAGTACCTGTGCATCGATCAAAGAGCGATAAAAAGAAACCCAATAGCCTATGCCATTATATGTTCCTTGATGGTTTATGAAATCATTGGATGAAGATAGGGTATTGAATAGATCCCTTACTTCCGAAACCTTAATTAATTCATCATTTTTTTCGTTTGGTTGATTTGGCTTTTTTTTGAACGTTCTGCGGTTAAACAATGTTGTCACCTCTGCACTAAAGCTTATTATCCTAGCATTTGCAATTTAATTACAAATTAACCATTTTGGATGTTAATGTCGCTCGCTTCAGAAAGGAAAATCATTAAATAAATTGGTGTAAAAGCTGCCTCCATATCCTGTTCGCATAAAAAAATTGAAAATAGAGGAAACTGAAAAAATAAAAACCCATTTAACCAAAGGAGTTCACCATGAAAAGTAAACCCTTGCATATTAAATTGGATCAAAAACAGGAAAAATTGAAATCTGAATTGGATATGCAGGCTGATGTATTTTTTAAACAGATATTCATTCCCGGTTACGAAGTTTCGGGATTATTCGTATTTGTCAATGGAACGATGGATTACCGTGCATTCAATGATATAGTCCTGGATTTATCAGCTGCGCAAGTCGAAACAACGCACCCGGTTTCTATCGAGCAGCTGGTCATTTCCAAAATCTGTTCAGTCAGGGAACAGGATGTAGAAACATATGAAAAAGCCTTAGAGCATATTTTTGACGGGAAAACGCTTTTATTTATAGATGGAATGGTAGACGGTTATGTCTTGAATCTGGAAAAGGAAAAAACCCGTACACTGGGTGAACCTTCGACAGAGAGGGTTGTCCGGGGACCGAAGCTTGGTTTTATCGAAAGTCTTCAGGAAAACATTGGCTTGATAAGGCAATATTCAAACCATCCAAACCTAATCGTCAAACAACAGAAGTTCGGGACGATGGAAAAACGGGAAGTTGCGTTGATCTATTATGAAGGAAAAGCTAGCGATTCATTGTTAAAAGAAGTGAATAAACGGATAACTGAAGTGAAAGCTACTGATCTCCAAGACTCGGGGATGCTTGAGGAATTAATTGAAGATACAGCGTTAACCCCTTTCCCGCAAATCCAGAATACGGAGCGACCCGATAAAGTATTGGCTGCATTGCAGGAGGGCAGGGTGGTCATCATGGTTGACGGCTCGCCATTTGCGCTGATGGCACCTACGACGATAACGATGCTGCTACAGTCACCGGATGATTATTATGAAAGATGGGTCGCAGGATCATTTTTACGTGTACTTCGCTATTTATCTTTATTTGTTACCGTATTTCTTTCAGGGATTTATATCTCCTTGGTTTCGTTCAACCCTGGATTGCTTCCGTCAGAACTGGCGATGACGATCGCGGGTACAAGGGAGAACGTGCCATTTCCGCCGTTTGTTGAAGCTATCATCATGGAAGTAACGATTGAACTGCTTCGCGAAGCAGGTATTCGGCTCCCGTCGCCCATTGGGCAAACGGTTGGATTGGTTGGCGGAGTCATTATTGGACAAGCGGCAGTTCAAGCCAATATTGTAAGTTCCCTCATGGTCATAATCGTTTCGATCACGACGATTACCTCTTTTACGGTACCACAATATAGCTTTGGACTAGCGTTCAGGGCATTAAGGTTCGGGGCGATGATTTTTGCCGCCGTTTTAGGTTTATACGGAACCACATTATTCTTTATCATCGTTATCAGCCATTTGTCGAAATTGACCAGCTTCCAAGAACCTTATTTTCAACCAATGGATTTTATCGGTAAAAAGAGCTGGAAGGATGCGTTCCTGCGGTTACCGAAGCGGAAAAAGGGGAGGGATTCTTTTGAGCCAGTCCGACGGCAAAATTCTTAGTGGCGAATTGGCTGCGATCATTTCTTGCAGCATGTTAGGAATTGGAATGCTGACCCTTCCGAGGACGATAACGGAAAAAATCCAATCGAGCGATGGATGGATCGTCTTGATCTTAAATGGGATCGCTATTGCCCTTTTGATATGCTTATTTGTTGTACTGTTAAAAAAACATAAGGTAGCTAACTATTACACATACATGGAGGAGGCCTATGGAAAGTTGCTCTCCAAACTTATTGGATTGGTCGTGGTGGTGTACTTTATAGGCGTGGCCAGCTTTGAAGTTCTTGCGATGAGTGAAATGGTCCGGTTTTATTTGTTGGAGGAAACCCCGGTTGAAATCGTGATACTTTCCATGATTTTAGCGAGTGTGCATCTTTTGACAGGCAAAATAAAAGCCATAGCAAAGGCTTGTGTCTTCTTTCTTCCTTTGACAATAGTCATCGTCTTGCTCATTTATTTGTTCAGTCTCAGGGTAGTCGAGTTAAAAAACCTCCAGCCTGTTCTTGCGAAAGGACTTCTACCTGTCATGAAAGGAATGGGCTCTGGAACTTTGTCGTTTTTTGGAATTGAACTTTTCATCTTTTTGTTTGGCGTCGTGAAAAATCAAAACAAGATAAAAAGTGGCGTTTTAATCGGTTTTTTCATACCGCTGATTTTATATGTGATTACATATGTATTGGTAGTGGCTACACTGACTGTCCCGGAAGTCAAAGCAGTTACTTGGCCAACAATTTCTTTTATTCAGTCCTTTGAAGTAACAGGCATATTTTTAGAGCGTATGGAGCTATTTCTCTTAATCACTTGGATTCTTCAGTTTTTTTTAACACATGCGATTTACTATTACTTCGCAGCAGAAGGACTGACGAAAATTTTTAACAATTCATATACGACTAATCTCATTGTACTGGTTCCCGTCGTATTTTTTCTGGCCAAGGTTCCTAAAAATACAATCGAGATCTTTAAAATGAGTGATTTGCTTGGATATCTATTTCCGGTTATATTGATTGGCTTGCCAATTATTACATTCGTAATCGTTCAATTGAAAAGGAGTAGAAGAAGCGGATGAAAAGATTATGGTTGATCTTGCTTATTCCTTTGCTTACAGGCTGTTGGGACAGTGAAAATATTGAAGAGTTATCCCTTGTAGTTGGAGTGGGGATCGATAAAAGCAAAAAGAAAGACGAAATAATGTTAACACAGCAAATTCTGGTGCCTCCAGGAAATAGTGTTCAGGAGAATCAGGCTAAATTAAAATATAAAAATGTTTCTGTCAGTGCCAAAACGCTGCATGAAGCAATAAGGGATTCATTGCTCATTACCAATACGGTATTAACCAATCATCAGCGTATCATCCTTATTAATGAAGATGTATTAAGGAAATTCCCGATGGAAGCGATCATTAATCAGTCAATACGCGATAATAATACAAGGAGGAGCTGTCATGTTTATTTAACAAAGAGACCGACGAAAGAAATTTTGGGACGATCCGAAGATGGGGAGATCCCTTCGAATGTAATCTATGAATTGAAAGATAATGAGAACAGAACGAATAAGATACTTCCGCCTTTAACACTGGGCAAAGCATCCTCAAATTTGCAATCAGATGGAAGCTTTGCCATTCAGGCCGTTGATATTAGGGGTGGGAAATTAATTTTGGAGGGTGCAGGGGTGATCAACAATTCAAAGTTGGTCGGGGTCATGAATGATGAGGATATAGCTGCATTAAATTGGTTGAACGGAGAGGTAAAGGGCGGAATAATCGAAGCGGTCCAACACGGTGAGCCTTTAAGTGTTGAAATAATTAATAGGACAAGGAGGAAGATCACGACGGAATTGAAAGGTGATCATTTGACGATCAATATTGAGGTCGGGTACACAGCAAGACTTTCGGAAGATTGGTATGGTAAGGAAAACTCATTTAAGGAAGGCTATTTAAAAGATGTTGAGCGTGTCGCCGAGGATGAAGTGAAAAAGGATGTCGAGAA
This window contains:
- a CDS encoding GerAB/ArcD/ProY family transporter, with the protein product MNQAGVNEKYKVSPFYVFFLVHSMQTGIGVLSFQRVLAKTTGTDGWISILLAGLTVHIMIWVIYKIFSIVPGDIISANNHAFGKWIGNFFSLLFILYFLILGMTVMISYINVIHVWMFEEVPSWAFSVVFLVLIYYIHTGGFRTITGIAFLSVILTYWLLFVLFYAMKYSEFTNLLPVFHHTLLDVLKGTRSTSLTMLGFEMIVMFYPFIKDAKTSQKYAHGGALTTTLITVFVYLVSIVFYSQKQLELTIWPTLSLTSIVELPFIQRFEYIDVSWWALVIIPNMTIPLWAASRGFKRIFNVQQKYPLWGMSIIILLTNIFVFDVDSLYILRKIINPYGALFVALYLPLLLVVIYIKKMRKRL
- a CDS encoding spore germination protein, with the protein product MKVSEVRDLFNTLSSSNDFINHQGTYNGIGYWVSFYRSLIDAQVLHESVLSVIPTLETINLEQIKENVPIENTLITSTKVVIEERIMRGEIALRLDGNLDECLLINVASQQGRQVEKPELEFGIISAQEAFVEDLDINLNLVRKRLPVPGLQVSEMTVGYLSKTKVAVLSIEGIVDQENVDNVIQRINDVEFDEILDGSYLAQMLYDNSNTLFPLFLNTERPDRIASALAEGKVALLIDRSSSALITPTILLEYFITMEDYNMPWIPASSFRLLRIFAVAFSIFATPIYVAVLTYHYELIPKDLLETIVTSRNLIPFQPLIEALFLEISIELLREAAARLPTKVGQTLGIVGGIVIGQAAVVAGLTSNILLIIVALSALASFVTPIYKMGNAIRLLRFPFLIGAQIWGLLGITIAAVFLMTHLIKLTSMGHPYLEPIYPFRMQDWKDSFVRLPFNLFKSRPINLRPDDISRQQPKKARIKKNDFNE
- a CDS encoding spore germination protein, producing MKSKPLHIKLDQKQEKLKSELDMQADVFFKQIFIPGYEVSGLFVFVNGTMDYRAFNDIVLDLSAAQVETTHPVSIEQLVISKICSVREQDVETYEKALEHIFDGKTLLFIDGMVDGYVLNLEKEKTRTLGEPSTERVVRGPKLGFIESLQENIGLIRQYSNHPNLIVKQQKFGTMEKREVALIYYEGKASDSLLKEVNKRITEVKATDLQDSGMLEELIEDTALTPFPQIQNTERPDKVLAALQEGRVVIMVDGSPFALMAPTTITMLLQSPDDYYERWVAGSFLRVLRYLSLFVTVFLSGIYISLVSFNPGLLPSELAMTIAGTRENVPFPPFVEAIIMEVTIELLREAGIRLPSPIGQTVGLVGGVIIGQAAVQANIVSSLMVIIVSITTITSFTVPQYSFGLAFRALRFGAMIFAAVLGLYGTTLFFIIVISHLSKLTSFQEPYFQPMDFIGKKSWKDAFLRLPKRKKGRDSFEPVRRQNS
- a CDS encoding GerAB/ArcD/ProY family transporter — protein: MSQSDGKILSGELAAIISCSMLGIGMLTLPRTITEKIQSSDGWIVLILNGIAIALLICLFVVLLKKHKVANYYTYMEEAYGKLLSKLIGLVVVVYFIGVASFEVLAMSEMVRFYLLEETPVEIVILSMILASVHLLTGKIKAIAKACVFFLPLTIVIVLLIYLFSLRVVELKNLQPVLAKGLLPVMKGMGSGTLSFFGIELFIFLFGVVKNQNKIKSGVLIGFFIPLILYVITYVLVVATLTVPEVKAVTWPTISFIQSFEVTGIFLERMELFLLITWILQFFLTHAIYYYFAAEGLTKIFNNSYTTNLIVLVPVVFFLAKVPKNTIEIFKMSDLLGYLFPVILIGLPIITFVIVQLKRSRRSG
- a CDS encoding Ger(x)C family spore germination protein, whose product is MKRLWLILLIPLLTGCWDSENIEELSLVVGVGIDKSKKKDEIMLTQQILVPPGNSVQENQAKLKYKNVSVSAKTLHEAIRDSLLITNTVLTNHQRIILINEDVLRKFPMEAIINQSIRDNNTRRSCHVYLTKRPTKEILGRSEDGEIPSNVIYELKDNENRTNKILPPLTLGKASSNLQSDGSFAIQAVDIRGGKLILEGAGVINNSKLVGVMNDEDIAALNWLNGEVKGGIIEAVQHGEPLSVEIINRTRRKITTELKGDHLTINIEVGYTARLSEDWYGKENSFKEGYLKDVERVAEDEVKKDVEKIIYKLQHEYKTGVAGLYRYVENQHPKFWEKNKQKWDEIFSKADINYEVDLRIVDFGSKGGIK